In the Grimontia kaedaensis genome, one interval contains:
- a CDS encoding alanine racemase produces MNNISMDTRAAVEANNDFDIRFPAKEDLSLPYRQLFPLITKAANAPFHAMLPHRIKQNIVGVKHVLSRYLGERFQVLYAMKTNRSAALVKAAAEEGIGIDVSSLEEFQLALTQGVRGQDCSLSGPFKSLEFLTLALRQEARIVVDSDEELLQIQSLAVSIGKTARVLLRWNAEQPYTRFGMNTDKLKAASLVADSLSNIELEGAGFHLSGYCPLERGKALSDLLDIADALRYGAAIRWKAINIGGGYPLRYVEEATWRRFQNAIDKQDFVAGRMPKSFYPYWHPDTLETAVEKVLLESGNAERLKANNIELNVEPGRALTDGAGFTAFEVLGTKTTNAGDHCVVVKGLSFSFSETWFNSEFIVDPVHLPVSQEAIKPTNAVRAYIAGQSCLEEDVLTYRKVPFSQMPKAGDLLVFNNTAGYLMDLLETRFHGLPIPNKVVLDNKEDSFSIEEVRG; encoded by the coding sequence ATGAATAATATCAGTATGGATACGAGGGCGGCGGTAGAAGCGAATAACGACTTCGACATCCGTTTCCCTGCAAAAGAGGATCTGTCGCTTCCTTATCGCCAACTCTTTCCCCTTATCACCAAAGCGGCAAACGCCCCATTTCACGCCATGTTACCCCATCGAATTAAGCAAAATATTGTGGGTGTGAAGCATGTGCTTTCCCGATATTTGGGAGAGCGGTTTCAAGTGTTGTATGCCATGAAAACCAATCGTTCTGCTGCGCTGGTCAAGGCGGCCGCCGAAGAAGGGATTGGTATCGATGTGTCATCGCTTGAAGAGTTCCAATTGGCATTAACGCAAGGTGTGCGCGGGCAAGACTGCAGCTTATCGGGCCCTTTTAAATCATTAGAGTTTCTGACACTGGCGCTGAGACAAGAGGCAAGAATTGTTGTCGACAGCGATGAAGAGTTGCTTCAAATCCAGAGCCTTGCAGTATCGATTGGAAAAACCGCACGTGTGTTACTTCGCTGGAATGCAGAGCAGCCTTACACCCGTTTTGGGATGAACACCGACAAATTGAAAGCAGCCTCTTTGGTTGCTGATAGCTTGTCGAATATTGAACTGGAAGGCGCAGGCTTTCACCTTTCCGGTTACTGCCCTCTAGAGCGTGGTAAAGCACTCTCTGACTTATTGGATATTGCTGATGCGTTGCGGTATGGCGCAGCTATTCGCTGGAAAGCAATAAACATTGGCGGTGGCTATCCACTTCGCTATGTCGAGGAAGCCACTTGGCGACGCTTCCAAAATGCCATCGACAAGCAGGACTTTGTCGCGGGTCGAATGCCAAAAAGCTTTTATCCCTATTGGCACCCAGATACGTTGGAGACTGCTGTAGAAAAAGTGCTGCTCGAAAGCGGCAATGCTGAGCGTTTGAAAGCGAACAACATTGAACTCAATGTTGAACCAGGACGTGCATTAACGGATGGTGCAGGGTTTACCGCTTTTGAGGTACTTGGAACTAAAACCACTAATGCTGGAGACCACTGTGTCGTAGTAAAAGGCCTCAGCTTCAGTTTCTCTGAAACCTGGTTCAATTCGGAATTTATCGTCGATCCTGTCCATCTTCCTGTCTCTCAAGAGGCAATTAAACCCACTAATGCCGTCCGCGCCTATATCGCAGGGCAGAGCTGCCTTGAAGAAGATGTACTGACTTATCGCAAGGTGCCTTTCTCCCAAATGCCCAAAGCCGGCGATTTGCTGGTTTTCAACAATACAGCCGGTTACCTGATGGACCTGCTGGAAACCCGTTTTCATGGTTTACCTATCCCTAACAAAGTTGTTCTGGATAACAAGGAAGATTCTTTTTCAATCGAGGAGGTACGAGGA
- the hchA gene encoding glyoxalase III HchA has protein sequence MLKKLFGIAPKQEADGSYSPSKLALKLATVDKTDFENVTYQKYNGSPKKILVIFTEQKNMTMQNGKMFSTGNHPVEAILPMLHLKNAGFDFEIVTPTGKPVVLEMWAFPEKDEYVKAFYEEYKQQFEAPGSLQHFLEASLQNSDEYAAVFIPGGHGAMLGIPDDHNVDKLLRWADSNDLFTITLCHGPAALLATTLDEQPFLYEGYKLAVFPDSVDEMTPKVGYLPGKMPSSVSGKLEGLGMTLMNTKSDNTVCRDRLLLTGASPLAANELGKLAAKTLLDTYNDVDI, from the coding sequence ATGCTGAAGAAATTATTTGGAATTGCGCCTAAACAGGAAGCTGATGGTTCCTATTCGCCATCAAAATTGGCTCTGAAGTTAGCAACGGTTGATAAAACTGACTTCGAGAATGTCACATATCAAAAGTACAACGGTAGCCCCAAAAAAATACTGGTGATCTTCACTGAGCAAAAAAACATGACCATGCAAAATGGGAAAATGTTTTCGACAGGTAATCATCCTGTGGAAGCGATTTTACCCATGCTTCATCTTAAAAATGCTGGCTTTGACTTTGAGATAGTCACACCAACAGGGAAGCCTGTGGTTTTAGAAATGTGGGCGTTCCCAGAGAAAGATGAATACGTGAAAGCTTTCTATGAGGAATATAAGCAGCAATTCGAAGCACCGGGTTCATTGCAGCACTTTTTAGAAGCATCATTGCAAAACAGTGATGAATACGCCGCAGTGTTTATCCCTGGTGGGCACGGAGCCATGTTGGGCATTCCAGACGATCACAATGTCGATAAATTACTGCGATGGGCGGATAGCAATGATTTGTTCACGATTACCCTATGTCATGGCCCAGCGGCCTTGTTGGCGACCACGCTTGATGAACAGCCATTTCTCTATGAAGGCTATAAGCTGGCAGTTTTCCCTGATTCCGTTGATGAGATGACCCCCAAGGTGGGGTATTTGCCAGGAAAAATGCCAAGTAGCGTGAGCGGAAAGCTAGAAGGCCTGGGTATGACGCTGATGAACACTAAATCGGATAACACTGTTTGTCGCGATCGTTTGTTGCTGACTGGCGCGAGTCCACTTGCTGCCAACGAGTTGGGTAAGCTGGCAGCAAAAACACTGCTAGATACGTATAACGACGTTGATATCTAA
- a CDS encoding NADP-dependent oxidoreductase: protein MTGSMKAVQISEFGGREVLSLNDIDIPAPAANEVLIKVRAASVNPVDWKIREGYLQPLLNHPLPLTLGWDVAGEVVAVGEDVSSLAMGDEVYSRPDIAKNGSYAEYMTAAADEVALKPKSFSWQQAAGVPLAALTAWQALFEYVDLKEGEKVLIHGGSGAVGQFAIQFAKQKGANVYTTTSSRNIELVKDLGADNVINYRNEDFSELTDMDVVFDTIGGETQNQSYKTLKKGGRLVSIATSPEEEMAAKYGVNAQFCFVQPNRPQLEQLAELADAGKLKVSIDSEFTLGQVAEAHERSETGRAQGKIIINVSV, encoded by the coding sequence ATGACTGGTTCAATGAAGGCAGTTCAAATTAGTGAATTTGGTGGCAGGGAAGTGCTGTCACTGAATGATATTGATATCCCGGCGCCAGCGGCAAACGAAGTGCTGATTAAAGTGCGTGCAGCTTCTGTAAATCCAGTAGATTGGAAGATCCGAGAGGGTTACTTACAGCCATTATTGAATCACCCTTTGCCGCTAACACTGGGGTGGGATGTAGCCGGTGAAGTGGTTGCCGTTGGCGAAGATGTAAGTAGCTTGGCGATGGGTGATGAAGTTTATAGCCGACCTGACATTGCTAAAAACGGAAGCTATGCGGAATACATGACGGCAGCTGCAGACGAAGTGGCTTTGAAGCCAAAGTCATTCAGTTGGCAACAGGCTGCTGGTGTGCCTTTGGCGGCATTAACCGCATGGCAAGCGCTCTTTGAGTATGTCGATCTGAAAGAAGGCGAAAAAGTGCTGATCCATGGTGGATCGGGAGCGGTTGGTCAGTTCGCTATCCAATTTGCGAAGCAAAAAGGTGCGAATGTTTATACGACAACGTCATCGCGTAACATTGAGCTTGTAAAAGACCTTGGCGCTGACAACGTTATCAATTATCGCAATGAGGACTTTTCTGAACTGACAGATATGGATGTTGTTTTCGACACCATTGGCGGTGAAACTCAAAACCAGAGCTACAAAACGCTGAAAAAAGGTGGTCGCTTGGTGTCTATCGCGACATCTCCTGAAGAAGAAATGGCCGCTAAATATGGTGTAAATGCGCAATTCTGCTTCGTTCAGCCAAACCGCCCACAATTAGAACAGCTTGCTGAGCTGGCCGATGCAGGGAAATTGAAAGTAAGTATCGACAGTGAGTTCACGCTAGGGCAGGTCGCTGAAGCGCATGAGCGCAGCGAAACAGGTCGCGCACAAGGCAAAATCATCATCAATGTTTCTGTCTGA
- a CDS encoding LysR family transcriptional regulator, translated as MAFKDENFQALILFAHINRQGSLSAAADLLGISRSSVSKQLAALEKKIGSRLFNRTTRKIVLTDVGRKVLQEAHSVESALQRIEHISEDSRSVVSGHINISAPIAQGRIHIAPLLTEFINLHPKVTVNLQLEDRFIDMIAENVDVSIRVGYLPDSSLIARKLGDVSWVLCASPKYLEAAPPLKAPSDLLNHRCLYYRNSKVSMNTWTFVGEHGEEEITVSGPFSINDPGVLITAALDGAGVLLINRGLLGNTIEEGRLISLLDNYQVVGGLPTYVVYPEREFIPAKTRALVEFLVEKMPSKMSSD; from the coding sequence ATGGCATTTAAAGACGAAAATTTTCAAGCATTGATTCTTTTTGCTCACATAAATCGGCAAGGCAGTCTGTCTGCTGCTGCCGATCTTTTAGGTATCAGTCGCTCATCAGTCAGTAAACAGCTAGCGGCATTAGAGAAGAAGATTGGTTCAAGGCTGTTCAACCGGACGACAAGAAAAATCGTGCTAACCGATGTTGGCCGTAAAGTATTGCAGGAAGCACATAGCGTTGAGTCAGCACTTCAGCGAATCGAGCATATTAGTGAAGACTCTCGCTCAGTGGTCTCAGGGCATATCAATATCTCTGCCCCTATTGCTCAGGGGCGAATCCATATCGCCCCACTACTGACAGAATTTATCAATCTCCATCCCAAAGTTACTGTCAATCTTCAACTTGAAGACAGGTTTATCGACATGATCGCAGAGAATGTCGATGTTTCTATTCGTGTCGGTTACTTGCCAGATTCTTCACTCATCGCACGCAAGCTCGGCGACGTGTCCTGGGTGCTTTGTGCTTCCCCAAAATACTTAGAAGCAGCACCACCACTAAAAGCACCGAGTGATTTACTCAATCACCGTTGCCTTTACTATCGAAATTCGAAAGTCAGCATGAACACCTGGACGTTCGTTGGAGAACATGGCGAAGAAGAAATCACCGTATCGGGACCTTTTTCAATTAATGACCCCGGCGTGTTGATTACTGCAGCTTTGGATGGTGCAGGAGTGTTACTGATTAACAGAGGATTACTTGGCAACACCATAGAAGAAGGAAGACTAATTTCCTTGCTTGATAACTATCAAGTGGTTGGCGGATTGCCCACTTACGTGGTTTATCCGGAAAGAGAGTTTATTCCCGCAAAAACCAGAGCCTTGGTAGAGTTTCTGGTTGAGAAAATGCCTTCGAAGATGAGTAGTGATTAA
- a CDS encoding acetolactate synthase large subunit: MKTSDLFVRALENEGVEYIYGIPGEENLDFLNSLKDSKIELILTRHEQAAGFMAATYGRLTGKPGVCLSTLGPGATNFVTAAAYAQLGAMPMIMLGGQKPIRKSKQGRFQIVDVVNLMKPITKYSEQVVDGNNVPAMVRESFRVCKEERPGAGYLELPEDIADEDSGATVFDVVEHRRPDANEKCLDQAAEMIKKAKMPLLLIGAGANRKRSSQALKEFIDKTGIYFFNTQMGKGVVDERHERFIGTAALSSHDFLHCAIEKADLIINVGHDVIEKPPFFMEKGGTKVIHINFFAARTDEVYFPQLNVVGDICSSVGRLTEKVGELSQDMSYFGRVKAHVDERTTKYFEDRRFPILPQRLVKILRDQLDDEDIVTLDNGVYKIWFARNYQCHTNNTLLLDNALATMGAGLPSAMVAKQLYPNKKVVSVNGDGGFMMNSQEIETAVRMGLDLVVIILNDSAYGMIKWKQEGMEFDNFGLDFGNPDFVKYANSFGAIGHRPDSHDEFQSILKHALNSPGVHLIDLPVDYSLNHSILNVLIKESRSIG; the protein is encoded by the coding sequence ATGAAAACTTCAGATTTGTTTGTACGTGCGCTGGAAAATGAAGGTGTCGAATATATCTACGGCATTCCGGGTGAAGAAAACCTCGATTTTCTGAACTCGCTAAAAGACTCCAAAATTGAACTGATCCTAACGCGACATGAGCAGGCAGCCGGGTTCATGGCGGCAACCTACGGCCGTTTAACCGGTAAGCCTGGCGTTTGTCTCTCAACCCTTGGTCCTGGTGCAACAAACTTTGTGACTGCTGCTGCCTATGCGCAACTCGGTGCGATGCCGATGATCATGCTGGGTGGCCAAAAGCCAATTCGTAAGAGTAAACAAGGCCGCTTCCAGATTGTTGATGTGGTCAATCTCATGAAGCCAATTACCAAATACTCCGAGCAGGTGGTCGATGGTAATAACGTCCCTGCGATGGTGCGCGAATCATTCCGCGTATGCAAGGAAGAGCGCCCGGGAGCAGGTTATCTGGAACTGCCAGAGGACATCGCGGACGAAGACTCAGGTGCGACAGTGTTCGATGTTGTTGAGCACCGCAGACCTGATGCGAACGAAAAATGCCTCGACCAAGCGGCGGAAATGATCAAAAAGGCCAAAATGCCGTTGTTACTGATTGGTGCAGGTGCCAACCGTAAACGTTCCAGCCAAGCACTTAAAGAATTCATCGATAAAACGGGTATCTACTTCTTCAATACTCAGATGGGTAAAGGTGTGGTGGATGAACGTCATGAGCGCTTTATCGGTACTGCCGCTCTCTCAAGCCACGACTTCTTGCACTGTGCGATTGAAAAAGCAGACCTGATTATCAACGTGGGTCACGATGTGATCGAGAAGCCACCGTTCTTCATGGAAAAAGGTGGCACCAAAGTTATTCACATCAACTTCTTTGCGGCGCGTACCGATGAGGTGTACTTCCCGCAACTTAACGTGGTGGGTGACATCTGTTCTTCAGTAGGTCGCCTGACAGAAAAAGTCGGAGAGCTGTCGCAGGACATGAGCTACTTCGGCCGCGTCAAAGCCCACGTTGATGAGCGCACCACCAAATACTTTGAAGATCGACGTTTCCCTATCCTGCCCCAACGTTTGGTGAAAATCCTACGTGACCAACTGGATGATGAGGACATCGTCACCCTTGATAACGGCGTATACAAAATCTGGTTTGCACGTAACTACCAATGCCATACGAATAATACTCTGCTGCTGGATAATGCACTGGCAACCATGGGGGCAGGTTTGCCTTCAGCCATGGTGGCGAAGCAGCTTTATCCCAACAAAAAAGTTGTGTCGGTTAACGGCGACGGCGGCTTTATGATGAACTCGCAGGAGATCGAAACTGCAGTACGTATGGGGCTGGATCTGGTGGTCATCATCCTGAACGACAGTGCCTACGGCATGATCAAGTGGAAGCAGGAAGGTATGGAATTCGACAATTTTGGTCTGGATTTCGGTAACCCTGATTTCGTGAAATACGCCAACAGCTTTGGCGCGATTGGCCACCGTCCTGATAGCCACGACGAGTTCCAGTCGATTCTGAAGCACGCTCTAAATAGCCCTGGCGTGCACCTTATCGATTTACCAGTGGATTACTCACTGAACCATTCCATTTTGAATGTTCTTATCAAGGAAAGCCGTTCAATCGGATAA
- a CDS encoding aldehyde dehydrogenase family protein yields the protein MSELNVYRPYDGGLIRSLPMQTADDVETALATAHALFLDRSAWMPPHQRIEILEKVIEIMSSQVESLTRMAAEEGGKPYIDSKVEVLRAINGVKLAIEHIPQIKGEQIPMGQTAASVNRMAFTIREPIGVVASVSAFNHPLNLIVHQVIPALAVGCPVIVKPALTTPLSCLRLVEIMHEAGLPKGWCQALVCDNDASSKLVSDSRVNFLSFIGSAKVGWMLRSQLAPGTRCALEHGGAAPVIVDDSANIDEVVPMLAKGGFYHAGQVCVSVQRVYAQQGFCRELAVRLAQAAEKMKVGDPLDPDTEVGPLILPREVDRVDEWVQEAVKGGAELLCGGEKISESCYAPTVLLNPPHDVRVSQMEIFGPVVCVYSYADKQTAIDRANGLPYAFQAAVFTNDLEDALNVTQQLNATAVMVNDHTAFRVDWMPFGGRDASGVGLGGIQYSMHEMTRDKMLVFKSKHL from the coding sequence ATGTCTGAACTGAACGTCTATCGCCCCTATGATGGCGGTTTGATTCGGTCGCTGCCAATGCAGACAGCGGACGATGTAGAAACAGCGCTGGCGACTGCTCACGCGCTGTTTCTCGACAGAAGCGCATGGATGCCACCGCATCAACGGATTGAGATTCTGGAGAAGGTTATAGAAATCATGTCATCGCAGGTGGAATCGCTCACCCGCATGGCAGCTGAAGAAGGTGGTAAGCCTTACATCGACTCTAAAGTAGAAGTGCTTCGTGCTATCAACGGTGTAAAGCTGGCCATTGAACACATTCCCCAGATCAAAGGCGAGCAGATCCCGATGGGACAAACTGCTGCTTCCGTGAATCGTATGGCTTTTACAATTCGTGAGCCAATTGGTGTTGTGGCTTCAGTGAGTGCTTTCAATCACCCACTCAACCTTATTGTTCATCAGGTGATTCCAGCGCTTGCTGTCGGTTGCCCTGTGATTGTAAAGCCTGCGCTCACCACGCCTCTTTCTTGTCTAAGGCTGGTTGAGATCATGCATGAAGCCGGCTTACCCAAAGGTTGGTGTCAGGCACTGGTCTGCGATAACGATGCGTCGAGCAAGCTGGTTTCTGATTCAAGGGTTAACTTCCTTTCATTTATTGGCTCAGCCAAAGTTGGCTGGATGCTGCGATCGCAACTTGCACCTGGCACGCGCTGCGCACTGGAACACGGTGGCGCCGCTCCTGTCATTGTTGATGATAGCGCCAATATCGATGAAGTTGTGCCTATGCTTGCTAAAGGCGGCTTTTACCACGCTGGCCAAGTTTGTGTATCGGTTCAACGCGTTTACGCACAGCAGGGGTTCTGTCGTGAACTTGCAGTCAGACTGGCTCAGGCTGCTGAAAAAATGAAGGTCGGCGATCCACTGGATCCGGACACAGAGGTCGGTCCGTTAATTCTTCCACGCGAAGTGGATCGCGTTGATGAGTGGGTTCAGGAAGCCGTGAAAGGCGGCGCTGAGTTACTTTGTGGGGGCGAAAAAATCTCTGAGAGCTGCTACGCCCCTACAGTACTGCTGAATCCACCGCATGATGTTCGTGTCTCCCAGATGGAAATCTTCGGCCCTGTGGTGTGTGTTTATTCTTATGCGGACAAACAAACGGCAATCGATCGTGCCAACGGTCTGCCATACGCTTTCCAGGCGGCGGTTTTTACCAATGATTTGGAGGATGCATTGAATGTCACTCAGCAGCTCAACGCGACAGCAGTCATGGTGAATGACCATACGGCGTTTCGCGTTGACTGGATGCCTTTCGGTGGCCGTGATGCTTCTGGCGTGGGCCTTGGCGGTATTCAGTATTCCATGCATGAAATGACGCGCGACAAAATGCTGGTATTCAAAAGTAAGCACTTGTAA
- a CDS encoding PAS domain S-box protein, protein MNIRARAVLYTAFIFTAVILAFITLAFGYLADARKEEMNYRAKELAELVSVTFEIPLLEKNHTIIRDMTDRFVAHEDLTYLTIDQGDSLIAHSRSLDTPKDGITVVIKEVEGDEGRLGTVIVGYRNHYSDNMASPIGQMLIWGTSGIGLFAIVVIYILLYSITRPLRKLHQIKKNGEPTSRFSLFDVDEIETTVNEVNQLRKKMDRSYNKLQSSLRDHEFFHQQTRILEERSQAIYHASLDAIVVVDDQDTIIEFNPMAEQLFGWSRDEILGLRLAETIIPERLRESHIIGMQHLIKTGEGPVLDQRIELPAMRKSGREFTIEISISSAKTKNGYIFVSYIRDISLQKAREEERQQTVQAFEMGFPMLIADAKGHIVRINQAFSDMLGYKPENVIGEKPRSLTENPTDKPFHTRIWLSLLGRGFWHGELELRHKTGHVIRVKSKMKSQRNESDEMQFYVAHFEVQGDCHQEVKPETYLEDEKQSPR, encoded by the coding sequence GTGAATATCCGAGCCCGGGCGGTGCTCTACACCGCGTTCATTTTTACGGCTGTCATTCTTGCGTTCATCACTCTGGCATTTGGCTATCTGGCCGATGCCCGTAAAGAGGAGATGAATTACCGCGCCAAAGAGCTCGCAGAGCTTGTGTCTGTTACCTTCGAGATCCCACTGCTTGAAAAGAACCACACCATTATCCGTGATATGACGGATCGCTTCGTTGCTCACGAGGATTTGACCTATTTAACGATTGACCAAGGTGACTCGCTGATAGCACACAGCCGAAGTCTGGATACACCCAAAGATGGTATCACCGTAGTGATAAAGGAAGTTGAAGGTGATGAAGGTAGACTTGGCACCGTGATTGTTGGCTATCGCAATCACTACTCCGACAACATGGCTTCACCCATCGGCCAAATGCTCATTTGGGGTACCAGTGGTATCGGCCTTTTTGCCATTGTGGTGATTTATATCTTACTCTATTCCATCACACGCCCGTTGCGGAAACTTCATCAAATTAAAAAAAACGGCGAGCCAACATCCAGATTCAGTCTGTTTGATGTTGATGAAATAGAAACCACGGTCAATGAGGTTAATCAATTACGAAAAAAGATGGACAGGAGCTACAACAAACTTCAGTCCTCATTGCGGGACCATGAGTTTTTCCACCAACAAACCCGAATCCTTGAAGAGCGAAGCCAAGCCATTTATCACGCATCCTTGGACGCCATTGTTGTGGTTGATGATCAAGACACCATTATTGAATTTAATCCAATGGCAGAGCAGCTATTTGGCTGGTCGAGAGATGAAATACTTGGCCTAAGACTAGCGGAAACCATCATCCCCGAAAGACTGCGCGAGAGCCATATCATAGGAATGCAACACTTAATCAAAACGGGTGAAGGTCCAGTACTTGACCAACGTATCGAGCTGCCAGCAATGCGTAAAAGCGGACGTGAGTTCACGATAGAAATTTCTATCTCGTCAGCAAAAACCAAGAATGGCTATATCTTTGTCTCGTACATCCGCGATATCTCACTTCAAAAGGCGCGGGAAGAAGAACGGCAGCAAACTGTTCAGGCATTTGAAATGGGCTTTCCTATGCTGATTGCCGATGCCAAAGGCCATATTGTTCGCATCAACCAAGCTTTCTCTGACATGTTGGGATATAAACCAGAAAATGTCATCGGTGAAAAGCCACGCTCATTAACTGAAAACCCTACAGACAAACCCTTCCACACGAGGATATGGTTATCACTTTTAGGGCGTGGTTTTTGGCATGGGGAGCTGGAGCTGAGGCATAAAACCGGGCACGTGATTCGCGTAAAATCGAAAATGAAGTCACAGCGTAATGAAAGCGATGAAATGCAATTCTATGTCGCTCATTTCGAAGTGCAAGGCGACTGTCACCAAGAGGTTAAGCCGGAAACTTATCTTGAAGATGAAAAACAAAGCCCACGGTAG
- a CDS encoding NupC/NupG family nucleoside CNT transporter, which produces MQIIYSLAGVLALLACAYALSDSRRDINWRTVLGAFSLQAGFAALVLYFPLGQSLLGSISNGVSGLLAFADEGIGFVFGDLASGNFIFAIRVLPLIIFLSAIISLLYYLGIMQWLIKVIGGAIRRFLGTSQVESLAATSNIFLSQSESSLVIRPFLKNMTRSELFAIMVGGMASVAGSVLGGYAALGIELKYLIAASFMAAPGGLLMAKMLVPEREVAIEQSNIELEKSADVNAVDALASGAMNGVKVAVAVGTMLIAFVSVIAMVNAGFEIVGAWFGYENLTLQLIFGYLFSPLAFAAGIPWNEALSAGALIGQKTILNEFVAFMDFVNVKDTLSEHSQIIVTFALCGFANIGSIAINLGSIGAMAPERRQDVAKLGFRAVVAATLANLMSAALAGVFITL; this is translated from the coding sequence ATGCAAATCATCTACAGCTTGGCCGGCGTATTGGCCCTGTTGGCGTGTGCTTACGCACTTTCAGACAGTCGTCGTGACATTAATTGGCGAACTGTTCTCGGCGCTTTCTCCCTTCAAGCCGGCTTTGCCGCGTTGGTTCTCTATTTCCCTCTTGGTCAATCTCTTCTCGGTTCAATCAGCAACGGCGTTTCAGGATTATTAGCTTTTGCGGACGAAGGCATCGGTTTTGTTTTTGGTGATCTGGCAAGTGGTAATTTCATTTTTGCTATCCGCGTTCTTCCTCTCATCATCTTCCTTTCCGCCATTATTTCTCTTCTCTACTACCTCGGTATCATGCAATGGCTAATCAAAGTGATTGGCGGCGCTATTCGACGTTTTCTAGGTACTTCTCAGGTTGAGTCTCTGGCTGCAACCAGCAACATTTTTCTTTCCCAGAGTGAGTCTTCACTGGTTATCCGACCATTCTTGAAGAACATGACCCGTTCAGAGCTGTTTGCCATCATGGTGGGTGGTATGGCTTCTGTTGCTGGTTCTGTACTGGGTGGCTACGCCGCATTGGGGATAGAACTGAAATATCTGATTGCGGCGAGCTTTATGGCGGCGCCGGGTGGTCTTCTCATGGCAAAAATGCTGGTGCCAGAGCGTGAAGTCGCGATAGAACAATCAAACATCGAGCTGGAAAAAAGTGCTGATGTTAATGCGGTTGACGCGCTGGCATCCGGTGCCATGAATGGTGTCAAGGTGGCAGTTGCTGTTGGTACCATGCTGATTGCATTCGTGAGCGTGATTGCGATGGTAAACGCAGGTTTCGAGATTGTGGGGGCTTGGTTTGGCTATGAAAACCTGACATTGCAGCTGATCTTCGGGTACCTGTTCTCTCCATTGGCATTTGCTGCAGGTATTCCTTGGAATGAAGCGCTGAGTGCGGGTGCATTGATTGGTCAAAAGACGATTCTGAACGAGTTCGTTGCCTTTATGGATTTCGTTAATGTGAAGGACACCCTGTCTGAGCACAGCCAAATCATCGTGACCTTTGCACTCTGTGGCTTTGCCAATATTGGTTCTATCGCGATTAACCTAGGCTCTATCGGTGCTATGGCACCAGAGCGTCGTCAGGATGTGGCGAAGCTTGGCTTCCGCGCAGTGGTTGCGGCAACGTTGGCTAACTTGATGAGTGCTGCGTTGGCTGGCGTGTTTATCACGCTATAA
- a CDS encoding VC0807 family protein: MSNTETKKPNALFEIVFNVFLPSFILMKFSGEEHLGTVMALVVALAFPVAYGGLELVRSKKLNLIAALGFVSVLLTGGIGLLELDTQWLAIKEALIPGVIGLAVLISTFTPYPIVKKMIFNDTLLNLELIKERLAETNNTQSFERCLTVSNYLFASTFVFSSAMNYFLATWIVTSPAGTVAFNEELGKMTLYSYPMIAIPSTLMMLGIFYYVWRQVRAMTSLETEQIFHMK, encoded by the coding sequence ATGAGTAATACCGAAACCAAAAAGCCGAACGCACTGTTCGAAATTGTCTTTAACGTATTTTTGCCTTCGTTCATTTTGATGAAGTTCAGCGGTGAGGAGCATCTCGGTACCGTGATGGCACTGGTTGTGGCGCTAGCCTTCCCAGTAGCTTACGGTGGTTTGGAACTTGTTCGAAGCAAAAAACTGAACCTGATTGCGGCACTGGGCTTTGTCAGTGTGTTGCTGACAGGCGGGATTGGTTTGCTTGAGCTGGATACTCAATGGTTGGCGATAAAAGAAGCCTTGATCCCTGGTGTGATTGGCCTTGCGGTCCTGATTTCCACTTTCACGCCTTATCCCATCGTGAAGAAAATGATCTTCAACGACACCCTCCTAAATCTCGAACTTATCAAAGAGCGTCTTGCGGAAACAAACAATACACAGTCATTTGAGCGTTGTCTTACGGTATCTAACTATCTGTTTGCCAGTACTTTCGTTTTCTCGTCTGCAATGAACTATTTCCTCGCGACTTGGATTGTGACCAGCCCAGCGGGCACAGTGGCATTCAATGAAGAGTTGGGCAAAATGACGCTCTACAGCTACCCAATGATTGCTATTCCAAGCACATTGATGATGCTGGGTATCTTCTACTACGTATGGCGTCAGGTGCGTGCAATGACGTCACTGGAAACTGAACAAATCTTCCATATGAAGTGA